A genome region from Altererythrobacter aquiaggeris includes the following:
- the pgmG gene encoding phosphoglucomutase/phosphomannomutase PgmG, giving the protein MSHTFDPTVLREYDIRGIIGETLGPDDARAIGRGFATLLKQAGGSKVAVGYDGRVSSPILERALIEGLNASGCDVVTIGMVATPTLYYAEASAEDVDGGIQITGSHNPANYNGFKMVFQGRPFFGQDIQTIGRLAAAGDWMDGTGSVETREVGTAYIDRLLTGLDGIADSDLGALRIGWDAGNGAAGPALEALAARLPGEHHLLYTDVDGTFPNHHPDPTVEANLEDLRQLVARKNLDFGVAFDGDGDRIGAIDGEGRVIWGDQLLMIYAEDLLKKLPNSTIIADVKASRALFEHIAEHGGTPVMWKTGHSLIKSKMKETGAPLAGEMSGHVFFADDYYGFDDALYAGVRLIAASARLGRSVTQLRSDMPQMINTPEMRFQVDEARKFASIAEVEQRLASTDLEVDGTDGVRVTTPDGWWLLRASNTQDVLVARAESDSEAGLERLVAQIDDQLAKSGIKRGASAGH; this is encoded by the coding sequence ATGAGCCATACCTTCGATCCAACCGTCCTGCGCGAATATGATATTCGCGGCATTATCGGCGAGACGCTTGGCCCTGACGATGCGCGCGCCATCGGGCGCGGGTTTGCCACGCTTCTAAAACAGGCCGGCGGATCGAAAGTTGCTGTAGGATATGATGGCCGGGTCAGCTCGCCAATTCTCGAACGTGCCTTGATCGAAGGCTTGAATGCCAGCGGCTGCGATGTCGTGACAATTGGCATGGTCGCCACGCCGACGCTTTATTATGCGGAAGCCTCAGCCGAAGATGTGGACGGCGGCATTCAGATAACAGGCAGCCACAATCCCGCCAATTACAACGGCTTCAAGATGGTATTTCAGGGTCGGCCTTTTTTCGGGCAGGACATCCAGACCATTGGCAGACTGGCCGCAGCGGGGGATTGGATGGACGGAACCGGCAGCGTGGAAACTCGCGAAGTGGGCACCGCCTATATCGACCGTTTGCTGACCGGGCTGGACGGTATCGCGGACAGCGATCTTGGCGCCTTGCGGATCGGCTGGGACGCCGGCAATGGCGCGGCCGGTCCCGCGCTCGAGGCGCTCGCCGCGCGGCTGCCGGGCGAGCATCATTTGCTCTACACCGATGTCGATGGCACTTTTCCCAATCATCATCCTGACCCCACTGTTGAAGCCAATCTGGAAGATTTGCGGCAGTTGGTCGCGCGCAAGAACCTCGACTTTGGAGTTGCATTCGATGGCGACGGGGACCGGATCGGCGCAATCGATGGCGAAGGGCGGGTGATATGGGGCGACCAATTGCTCATGATTTACGCTGAAGACCTGCTGAAAAAGTTACCAAACTCTACTATTATAGCCGATGTGAAAGCTTCGCGGGCGCTGTTCGAACACATCGCGGAACACGGCGGCACGCCGGTCATGTGGAAAACCGGCCACAGTCTGATTAAGTCCAAAATGAAGGAAACCGGGGCACCTTTGGCGGGCGAGATGAGCGGTCACGTCTTTTTTGCTGATGATTACTACGGTTTTGACGATGCATTATACGCCGGTGTCCGGCTGATCGCGGCCAGCGCCAGATTGGGCCGATCGGTGACGCAGTTGCGCAGCGATATGCCGCAGATGATCAACACGCCCGAAATGCGATTTCAGGTGGATGAAGCGCGCAAGTTCGCGTCTATCGCAGAAGTTGAACAGCGCTTGGCGTCCACGGATCTGGAAGTTGACGGCACGGATGGAGTGAGGGTTACCACGCCTGACGGCTGGTGGTTGCTGCGCGCGTCAAACACCCAGGATGTGCTGGTCGCCAGAGCGGAAAGCGATAGCGAGGCGGGTCTGGAGCGGTTGGTTGCCCAAATAGATGACCAGTTGGCAAAGTCAGGCATCAAGCGCGGCGCAAGCGCCGGACATTAA
- a CDS encoding J domain-containing protein, which produces MLKSVIILAFLCAGCKMIFGRWPWQMFGTTSARQQAVFRARKTLGVRAGASREEINDAHKRLVTLVHPDKGGRNDQVHEATAARDVLLDELPDGR; this is translated from the coding sequence ATGCTGAAATCTGTCATCATACTCGCGTTTCTGTGCGCGGGCTGCAAAATGATCTTCGGGCGTTGGCCATGGCAAATGTTCGGCACAACTTCTGCACGCCAGCAGGCTGTGTTTCGCGCCCGCAAAACTCTGGGCGTTCGCGCGGGCGCCAGCCGGGAGGAAATAAACGACGCGCATAAACGGCTGGTCACGCTTGTTCATCCTGACAAGGGCGGGCGTAATGATCAGGTGCACGAAGCCACTGCAGCGCGCGATGTGCTGCTTGATGAATTGCCAGACGGGCGCTGA
- a CDS encoding division plane positioning ATPase MipZ translates to MTGQKPYRITFANEKGGTGKSTTAVHVAVALAYRGAKVAAIDLDPRQRTMHRYLENRDETQMRREVSLPTAICETFTGSTVAELEEMASRLGEEADFLIFDTPGRDDPFARHAATEADTLVTPLNDSFVDFDLIGQVDAETFKVRKLSFYAELIWEARLKRSRAQIDENRREMDWIVVRNRTQHVEARNKLRLDKALNELSKRVGFRIAKGLSERVIYRELFPSGLTLLDKGQLGELGTSHLVARQELRSLIAGLALPKVRMSDPELELA, encoded by the coding sequence GTGACAGGCCAAAAACCCTACCGGATTACATTTGCCAACGAAAAAGGCGGGACCGGCAAATCGACAACTGCTGTCCATGTCGCGGTGGCGCTGGCCTATCGCGGGGCCAAAGTGGCGGCAATCGATCTCGATCCGCGCCAGCGCACCATGCACCGCTATCTCGAGAACCGCGATGAGACGCAGATGCGACGCGAGGTGTCTTTGCCGACTGCGATTTGCGAAACCTTCACAGGAAGCACCGTGGCCGAGCTTGAGGAGATGGCGAGCAGACTAGGCGAAGAAGCTGACTTTTTGATCTTCGACACGCCTGGTCGTGATGATCCGTTCGCGCGGCACGCCGCGACAGAAGCAGACACGCTCGTCACCCCGCTGAATGACAGTTTTGTGGATTTCGATCTGATCGGGCAAGTGGATGCGGAAACTTTCAAGGTTCGCAAGCTGAGTTTTTACGCGGAATTGATCTGGGAGGCCCGGCTCAAACGTTCGCGCGCACAGATTGACGAAAATCGGCGCGAAATGGATTGGATCGTTGTCAGAAACCGGACGCAGCACGTCGAAGCGCGCAACAAGCTGCGGCTTGACAAGGCGCTGAACGAGCTGTCGAAAAGGGTGGGTTTCCGCATCGCAAAAGGTTTGTCGGAGCGGGTTATCTACCGCGAACTTTTCCCCTCCGGACTGACACTGCTTGATAAGGGGCAATTGGGCGAACTGGGGACCAGCCATCTGGTTGCGCGGCAAGAACTGCGTTCGTTGATTGCGGGGCTCGCACTGCCCAAAGTAAGGATGTCCGATCCCGAACTGGAGTTAGCCTGA
- the panC gene encoding pantoate--beta-alanine ligase: MQTITKLDLLRKAVGELRADGATIALVPTMGALHEGHLTLIREAKKRADYVVASVFVNPAQFGKGEDLEAYPRQLAEDSAALDGEGTALLWAPDTREMYPDGFATNIVVAGVSAEFCGASRPGHFDGVALVVCKLFNQVQPDIAIFGEKDWQQLAVIRRMAADLDLRLPSVTRIVGIPTVRESDGLAMSSRNRYLSKDDRAAAATLPREMREAIARIEDGQSTACALGGLEDALLGAGFNSVDYAELADAATLEKLEKLGKQPARLLVAARIGGTRLIDNMAVGGAG, encoded by the coding sequence GTGCAAACCATCACCAAGCTGGATTTGTTGAGAAAAGCAGTCGGCGAACTGCGAGCTGACGGCGCAACCATAGCGCTGGTGCCGACTATGGGGGCATTGCATGAAGGGCACCTTACACTCATCCGCGAAGCCAAAAAGCGCGCGGACTATGTCGTCGCATCCGTATTCGTAAACCCTGCCCAGTTTGGAAAAGGTGAGGATCTCGAGGCTTATCCAAGGCAACTGGCCGAAGATTCCGCCGCGCTTGACGGTGAAGGAACTGCGCTTTTGTGGGCGCCCGATACCCGCGAAATGTATCCGGACGGTTTCGCGACAAATATTGTGGTTGCCGGGGTAAGCGCAGAATTTTGCGGCGCGTCACGGCCCGGGCATTTTGACGGTGTGGCTCTGGTTGTCTGCAAGCTGTTCAACCAGGTGCAGCCTGATATCGCTATTTTCGGAGAAAAGGATTGGCAACAGCTCGCTGTCATCCGCCGAATGGCGGCCGATCTTGATCTGCGTCTGCCTAGCGTAACCAGGATCGTGGGCATACCGACTGTGCGGGAGAGCGACGGGCTCGCGATGAGCAGCCGCAACCGTTACCTTTCCAAAGACGACCGTGCCGCGGCAGCCACTCTGCCCCGCGAAATGCGCGAGGCGATTGCCCGGATCGAGGATGGTCAAAGCACCGCATGTGCCTTGGGCGGATTGGAAGATGCGCTGCTGGGTGCAGGCTTCAACTCGGTAGATTACGCGGAGCTGGCGGATGCGGCTACACTGGAAAAACTTGAAAAGTTAGGCAAACAACCCGCCCGATTGCTGGTGGCGGCCCGGATCGGCGGAACGCGGCTGATAGACAACATGGCGGTTGGCGGAGCGGGCTAA
- the cysD gene encoding sulfate adenylyltransferase subunit CysD: MASGLTHLERLEAESIHIMREVIADAVNPVMMYSVGKDSAVMLHLARKAFHPSPPPFPLLHVDTTWKFQAMYELRQKAAQDAGMELLIWQNPEATKRGINPFDHGALHTDMWKTEGLKQALEHYRFDAAFGGARRDEEKSRAKERVFSFRSASHVWDPKNQRPELWNLYNARKSKGESIRIFPLSNWTELDIWQYIMLEQIEIVPLYLSQIRPTYMHEGRLFMADDVERLEKVLGERPEISERSIRFRTLGCFPLTGAIESDAATLAEVVQEMLLTTTSERQGRVIDQDDGGAGMEKKKAEGYF; encoded by the coding sequence ATGGCAAGCGGTCTTACACATCTCGAACGGCTTGAGGCCGAAAGCATCCATATCATGCGCGAAGTGATAGCAGACGCTGTCAATCCGGTGATGATGTATTCGGTGGGCAAGGACAGTGCTGTCATGCTCCATCTCGCCCGCAAGGCATTTCACCCGTCCCCGCCGCCTTTTCCCTTGCTCCATGTCGATACAACGTGGAAATTTCAGGCAATGTACGAATTGCGCCAAAAGGCTGCGCAGGACGCCGGGATGGAATTGCTCATCTGGCAAAATCCCGAAGCAACAAAGCGCGGTATCAACCCGTTCGACCATGGTGCATTGCACACTGATATGTGGAAGACGGAAGGGCTGAAACAGGCATTGGAACACTACAGGTTTGATGCGGCATTCGGCGGTGCGCGGCGCGACGAGGAAAAAAGCCGGGCCAAGGAGCGGGTGTTTTCCTTCCGCAGCGCCAGCCACGTATGGGATCCCAAAAACCAGCGGCCTGAGCTGTGGAACCTTTACAACGCACGGAAATCAAAGGGGGAAAGTATTCGCATCTTCCCGCTTTCCAATTGGACCGAACTGGATATCTGGCAATACATCATGCTGGAGCAAATCGAGATCGTACCGCTGTATCTTTCGCAAATACGCCCGACCTATATGCACGAGGGCCGGCTATTTATGGCCGACGATGTCGAGCGGCTTGAAAAAGTGCTGGGGGAGCGCCCTGAGATTTCCGAGCGGTCGATAAGATTTCGCACGCTTGGCTGCTTCCCGCTGACAGGCGCTATCGAAAGCGATGCTGCAACGCTGGCAGAAGTCGTGCAGGAAATGCTGCTTACAACCACCAGCGAACGGCAAGGCCGGGTCATCGATCAGGATGACGGCGGTGCAGGTATGGAGAAAAAGAAGGCCGAGGGTTATTTTTGA
- the cysN gene encoding sulfate adenylyltransferase subunit CysN: MTRAATSYQTEALVADDIEAYLEQHQNKQLLRFITCGSVDDGKSTLIGRLLYDSKMVFDDQLAALEADSKRIGTQGQQIDFALLVDGLAAEREQGITIDVAYRFFATGKRKFIVADTPGHEQYTRNMVTGASTADAAVILIDARKGVLVQTRRHSFLAHLLGIKHLVLAVNKMDLVGYDQKIYDEIVAEYRKFADQIGIEDFTAIPISGFLGDNIASAPSPNMKWYRGVSLIEHLETVELANQEARKRLFRMPVQWVSRPNLDFRGFAGLISDGRIKAGDEVRVLPSGKTSKIKSIVTFGGDLDEAIAGQSVTLTLEDEVDCSRGDVISSSDVPPESADQFEATLVWMNEEAMKPGRGYWLKLATQTVGATVQEPKYEINVNTMEHLAAKTLGLNAIGVAEVHTDKPITFEPYRDSRTLGGFILIDKITNATVAGGMLNFSLRRSQNVHWQPTTVTREDHAGRKNQLPRLLWFTGLSGSGKSTIANEVEKQLALMNRHTFLLDGDNVRHGLNRDLGFTEADRIENIRRVGEVAKLMTDAGLIVLTAFISPFRAEREMVRRMLPDGEFMEIFINTPLEVAEKRDVKGLYKKARSGALKNFTGIDSPYEVPQNADLIIDTAQMSPAEAARYIIGEMIANGWR; the protein is encoded by the coding sequence ATGACCAGGGCCGCCACTAGCTACCAAACCGAAGCGCTTGTTGCCGACGATATTGAAGCATATCTGGAGCAACATCAGAACAAGCAGCTTCTGCGGTTTATTACTTGCGGCAGCGTGGATGATGGAAAGAGTACGCTGATCGGGCGCCTGCTTTACGATTCCAAAATGGTTTTTGACGACCAGCTGGCCGCTCTGGAAGCAGACAGTAAACGGATCGGCACCCAGGGTCAGCAAATTGACTTTGCGCTGCTCGTCGATGGTCTGGCAGCGGAACGCGAACAGGGAATCACAATTGACGTCGCGTACCGGTTTTTCGCCACTGGTAAGCGCAAGTTTATCGTCGCAGATACACCGGGCCACGAACAATACACCAGAAACATGGTAACGGGCGCATCGACTGCAGACGCTGCGGTAATCCTGATTGATGCGCGCAAGGGCGTGCTCGTGCAGACGCGCCGGCACTCATTTCTTGCCCACTTGCTTGGTATCAAACATCTGGTGCTTGCTGTGAACAAAATGGATCTGGTTGGCTATGACCAGAAGATTTATGACGAGATTGTGGCCGAATACCGCAAATTTGCGGACCAGATCGGGATAGAAGACTTCACGGCGATCCCCATATCCGGATTTCTGGGCGATAATATTGCCAGCGCGCCTTCGCCTAATATGAAATGGTACCGCGGGGTAAGCCTGATCGAACATCTCGAAACAGTCGAACTTGCCAATCAGGAAGCACGAAAGCGCCTTTTTCGGATGCCGGTACAGTGGGTCAGCCGACCCAATCTCGATTTTCGCGGATTTGCGGGCCTGATATCCGACGGCCGGATAAAAGCCGGCGACGAAGTGCGCGTCTTACCATCGGGGAAGACCAGCAAAATCAAATCGATCGTCACATTCGGTGGCGACCTCGATGAAGCAATTGCAGGTCAGTCAGTAACGCTGACGCTCGAAGATGAAGTGGATTGCAGCCGGGGCGATGTAATTTCATCATCTGATGTCCCGCCTGAATCTGCCGACCAGTTCGAAGCAACACTGGTCTGGATGAACGAGGAAGCAATGAAGCCGGGCCGCGGCTATTGGCTGAAACTGGCCACACAGACTGTTGGCGCGACGGTGCAGGAACCGAAATACGAAATTAACGTCAACACGATGGAACATCTCGCTGCAAAGACCCTGGGCCTGAACGCGATCGGCGTTGCAGAAGTGCATACTGACAAGCCGATCACCTTCGAACCCTATCGCGACAGTAGAACCTTGGGCGGATTTATTCTGATCGACAAAATCACCAATGCGACCGTCGCTGGTGGTATGCTCAATTTCAGCCTGCGCCGCTCACAAAACGTCCATTGGCAGCCAACCACCGTCACCCGGGAGGATCACGCTGGACGCAAGAATCAGCTGCCACGCTTGCTTTGGTTTACGGGTCTTTCCGGGTCCGGCAAGTCGACCATTGCAAACGAGGTCGAGAAACAACTGGCGTTGATGAACCGGCACACATTTTTGCTCGATGGTGACAATGTCCGCCACGGTCTGAACAGGGATCTCGGCTTTACTGAAGCCGACCGGATAGAAAATATCCGCCGGGTGGGCGAAGTCGCAAAGCTGATGACTGACGCGGGTCTGATCGTACTTACCGCTTTTATCAGTCCGTTCCGTGCTGAACGTGAAATGGTTCGCAGAATGCTGCCAGACGGCGAGTTCATGGAAATCTTTATCAACACTCCGTTGGAAGTAGCCGAGAAACGCGATGTAAAAGGGCTATATAAAAAGGCCCGAAGTGGTGCGCTCAAGAACTTCACCGGTATCGACAGCCCCTATGAAGTGCCGCAAAATGCCGACCTTATCATAGACACGGCGCAAATGAGCCCTGCCGAAGCTGCGCGGTATATTATTGGCGAGATGATTGCGAACGGCTGGCGCTAG
- a CDS encoding 3'(2'),5'-bisphosphate nucleotidase CysQ produces MNDAELAAHLALTAGNILLKVRDSGVFSGKALGVAGDEVADRYLVNALRAQRPQDGILCEESKDTLGRLGSSRVWIVDPVDGTREYGEGRDDWAVHVGLAVNGVAEVGAVALPGLNGGVILRSDRPQNLPPAAALPRIVVSRTRPAPEAMSVAETLGGEIIAMGSAGAKAMAIVRGEAEIYLHSGGQHEWDSCAPVAVARAYGLHCSRIDGSPLSYNRKDTYLPDLLICRPELARRTLRLVSEM; encoded by the coding sequence ATGAACGACGCTGAACTCGCAGCCCATCTGGCGCTGACCGCCGGAAATATTTTGCTGAAGGTCCGTGACAGCGGCGTTTTCTCGGGCAAAGCGCTTGGCGTAGCCGGCGACGAAGTGGCAGATCGTTATCTGGTGAATGCACTGCGCGCGCAGCGGCCGCAAGACGGAATCCTCTGCGAAGAAAGCAAGGACACTCTCGGCAGATTAGGAAGTTCGCGTGTCTGGATCGTAGATCCGGTGGATGGGACACGCGAATATGGCGAAGGCAGAGATGATTGGGCCGTCCATGTGGGGCTAGCGGTAAACGGTGTTGCCGAGGTCGGAGCAGTCGCTCTGCCAGGCTTGAACGGCGGCGTGATATTGCGAAGCGACCGGCCGCAAAACTTACCGCCGGCGGCGGCCCTGCCGCGCATCGTGGTCAGCCGCACACGCCCCGCGCCAGAAGCCATGTCAGTTGCAGAGACGCTTGGCGGCGAAATTATCGCCATGGGCTCCGCCGGGGCGAAAGCGATGGCCATTGTCCGCGGTGAAGCGGAGATATATCTCCATTCCGGCGGCCAGCACGAATGGGACAGTTGCGCGCCCGTGGCAGTTGCAAGGGCGTACGGGCTGCATTGCTCACGGATCGACGGATCGCCGCTAAGCTATAACCGGAAAGATACCTACCTACCCGACTTGCTCATCTGCCGCCCCGAACTGGCCCGGCGAACACTCCGGCTTGTTTCCGAGATGTAA
- a CDS encoding OmpA family protein, whose amino-acid sequence MTRTIVIAAILGLSLSACDRAPRETEPETDETGAVLDEPEAQATASIFSPEAEIKGIPEILEPLNTTVTFPAGGDVLDSAAIEALGKVMASEQIAKGKAVVLGGHSDAGGTDAANLRAAQARADAVRDWLIARGVADDRIRVISFGEQNPVQPNALPDGSPNEKGRALNRRVDITVAIDDNAPKVAPSRPAPGG is encoded by the coding sequence ATGACCCGAACTATCGTAATTGCAGCAATTCTCGGCCTGTCGTTGAGCGCCTGCGATCGCGCTCCACGTGAAACCGAACCTGAAACAGACGAGACCGGCGCGGTCCTTGACGAGCCCGAAGCCCAGGCAACTGCGTCCATTTTTTCCCCTGAAGCGGAAATTAAAGGCATCCCTGAAATTCTGGAACCGCTGAATACAACGGTGACCTTTCCCGCTGGCGGCGACGTTCTCGATTCCGCCGCGATTGAAGCGTTGGGGAAGGTCATGGCTTCCGAGCAAATCGCCAAGGGCAAGGCGGTAGTGCTGGGCGGACATAGTGATGCCGGCGGCACGGATGCGGCAAACCTGCGCGCGGCCCAAGCCCGCGCAGATGCCGTTCGTGACTGGTTGATCGCTCGCGGGGTGGCTGACGACCGCATCCGCGTAATTTCTTTCGGCGAGCAGAACCCGGTCCAGCCCAACGCCCTGCCCGATGGCAGTCCCAACGAAAAGGGACGCGCGCTCAATCGCAGGGTCGACATTACGGTAGCGATTGATGACAACGCGCCAAAGGTGGCACCGTCCCGCCCGGCGCCTGGCGGCTGA